The Marivirga salinae DNA window GGCAGTTAACTGTCCCGGGTCCGGGAGTGCCTCCATCTTTGATATCAGGGCAGGTAGTGGGCAAAGAGGTAATGAAAGATTTCATTTAGAATTAACAGCATGGATGCTAAAGAACTATTTAACCAAACCACATTTGAATGCAGTAAGCTGATTACGAACCGATATAGTACGTCTTTCAGTTTGGGCATCAAAAGTCTTGATAAAAAATTTCATTATCCTATTTATGCTATTTATGGTTTTGTTCGCTATGCGGACGAAATTGTGGATACTTTTCATGATAAAGATAAATCATCCCTTTTAAAAGAATTTAAGGCACAGACTTATGAAGCAATTGAAAATCAAATCAGTTTAAATCCTGTTTTGCATTGCTTTCAAATGGTAGTAAATGAATATCAAATAGATCATAAATTAATTGAAGCATTTCTGCATAGCATGGAAATGGATTTGTTGGATATTGACTATGAACAATCCTCTTATGAGGAATATATTTATGGCTCTGCAGAAGTAGTGGGTTTAATGTGCTTAAAGATTTTTTGTGAAGGTGATGAAGTGGAATATCAAAAGTTATTACCATCTGCAAAAAGTTTAGGATCGGCTTTTCAGAAAGTCAATTTTCTACGAGATATCAAATCGGATTATTACGAAAGGGGTAGGGTTTACTTTCCTGGAGTAGATTTTAATGATTTTTCAGCTTCGCATAAAGAAAAAATAGAGGCTGATATTCAAAAAGATTTTGATCATGCCTATGAAGGAATAGTGAAATTACCAAGAGGAGCGAGATGGGGTGTATACCTTGCTTATACTTATTATTTGAAATTATTTGATAAGATTAAGCGATTCCCACCTAATAAAATTTTGGAAGAAAGGGTAAGAGTTCCTGATTCAAAAAAACTATTTTTACTGTTGGGTAGTTATGTAAAACATCAGTTTAATACGCTTTAAAATTCACTCATGATGAACCTAAACGTTAAAATAGATAATAGTTCTGGATTCTGCTTTGGCGTAGTATATGCTATCGAAATGGCAGAAGATATGCTAGATGAGCAAGGTTACCTTTTTTGTTTAGGTGATATTGTACATAATGATGAGGAGGTGAAAAGACTTGAGGCAAAGGGATTGAAAATTATCGATCGTGATGCTTTAAAAGAATTGAAGGATGAAAAAGTTTTAATTCGAGCTCATGGAGAACCTCCTTCCACCTATAAATTAGCAATTGAAAATAATCTTACTTTAGTAGATGCTTCTTGTCCTGTTGTATTGAAATTACAGAATAGGATTAAAAACTCCTTTGATAAAAAGGAACAAATATATATATACGGGAAGCATGGTCATGCAGAAGTTGAAGGTTTATTAGGACAAACCAATCAGGAAGCTGTTGTTTTTCAGGATATAACTGAATTGGATATTGACAGTCTGCCAAGGGAAATGACTTTATATAGCCAAACCACCAAAAGCACTGATAATTTCTATAAAATCAAAGAAACTTTAACTGAAGCGGGTATAAGTGTAAATGCAAATGACACCATATGCCGACAAGTTTCCAATAGAGATAAAGAGCTTAGGTCATTTGCCGGAGAATTTGATAAAGTTATTTTCGTTTCAGGAACAAAATCATCTAACGGAAAGGTTCTATATAATGTATGCAAGGATAAAAATCCTAATACCTATTTCATTTCTAATATTACTGAATTAGAGAAAAACTGGTTTAGAGATAATGATTCAGTAGGAATTTGCGGTGCCACTTCCACTCCAATGTGGTTGATGGAGCAAGTTCGAGATGAATTATTGAAATATTAAGCTTAATTTTGTAGAATATTCACCATGTCAGAAGTCTTGACCATATTATTTTACACCTTTTTAATTGTAGGAACCTTCTTCTTTATGGAAGGAGTTGCTTGGTTTACCCATAAATACATCATGCATGGATTCCTATGGACATGGCACAAATCACATCATAAAGTACATAATCATAAACTGGAAAGAAATGATTTGTTTGCAGTGGTGTTTAGCGTTCCTTCTGCAGCTTTGATTATGGCTGGAATTGAATTTCCAGAAGTGAGATGGTTATTATTTGTAGGAATAGGAGTAGCCTGCTATGGAGTATTCTACGTCTTATTCCATGATATTTTGGTGCACAGAAGAGTGAAACTAAAATTCAAAGCCAAAAATTCTTACCTAAAAAGAATGATGAGAGCCCATTACATCCATCACGAAGTACACACAAAAGAAGGAGCTGAAGCTTTTGGTTTTCTATACGCCCCAAAAAAATACGAGCCCAAAGAAGAGAAAAGTAAATTAAAAGCTTAAATTTATAACCTGAGTTCGATTTTAATTTAGAATTCAGAACGCCTATAAATAATTTTTTCAAACTTAAAATCCTAAAACATGAAAAAGATATTCTTTAGTCTGTTTTTTATTGCATTGTGTTCACTTTCGGTAAGTGCTCAAGACTTAAATATGAAAGAAATGGTTTCTAAATTGCAGACTTATCTTAATGGTGTAGAAGAAAATGCAACTATTGCAATTAGCGATGAAGGAGTCGTTACATATACTAAAAGATATCGCGATGAAAAAAATAGCTATAGGGCAGTATTTCGATTATCTAATGTTAAGATTTCGTTAGAGGAGGTTAAAGAAGATAATCTAATTGAAGGTGAGCCTCAATATTATATGAAATTTGATTGTGAAAATAAAAAGGAACCATGTATCATTTATACTAAGCTCTCCGATGAATCTTCCACCAATTCTTACAAGTTTACAAATTTCCCTGTGTGGACTTTAGAAAATGGAGAAGATGCAGTAAATAAATTAAAAATGTTGAAATCTAAATTTTAAGATTTAGTTTAAGGATGCAAATAAATGATTTGAAATGAGGAAGGTTTATTCTAATAAATCTTCCTTTAATTTTTCCCAATTTTCATTCTTATAATGCTCATAACAGTGTTGATGATACTTGTCAAGTTTAATAAGTGAATCAAAAAGTTTTACTTTTTCAGTTTTATTCAAATTACCCACCAAATGTTTGCTGACCTCATTGGCCCGATTCATAACTGAAAAACTAGCTATTTTTCCCTTTTCAGTCAATTTCAAGTGCTTACTTCTCTTGTCAATTTCATTTGCTTTTTCTTCTAAGATTCCATTTTTCACTAGTCGTTTTATGGTTTCGAAAATAGTGGTTTTCTCTTGAAGCGAATGATTGGCAACTTCCGACTTACTACATCCTTCATGACTCATTACAAATAAAGCTACTCCAAATTCCGTTAAATTGTGGATAGTTTGATTGGCAAATGCTTTTTTCTCCCAAATCTGAGTAAAACTCATCATTCTTCCCCAAGCCCAACCAATATATTCATCTGGTGAATTCGCTGGAAATGGGAAAGGCATTTTTTTGCTCATTTGTTCTAATTCATTTCCAGTATTCTCTTCCTTTTCATCTTCGATCAAACTTTCCCCAAACTCACTCATAGTCGCATTCGGATTCTTTTTTAAGAAATCCTGGTAGAGTTGAAGCAGTTTAATTCCGTTATCTAACATTTTCTGAAAAGTTTTATTCTAATATTAAAACAACCTTGTAACAAAAATGTTATGAATTTGTAATAATATTAAATCTTAAACTTAAATATTAAAAATGAAACGTTACATTTTTGGATTAATAGGTGCTGTTATAGTTTTTATGACTTTATCTCAATCACTTTTTGCACAAGGGAAGGCTAGTTTTGGCGGTTATGTAAGAGATGCTAAAACGGAGGAGCCTTTAATTGGAGCAACTGTAATTATAGAAGGAACGGAATTAGGTGCAGTAACGAATGTTGAAGGCTACTATGAAATTAAAAATATAGAACCTAAATCTTATACTGTAACTGCTTCCTTTGTAGGATATAAAAATGCTTCGAAATTTAATGTGACAGTTCGCTCAGGTGGAATTCCTAATGTGAATTTTGAATTATCTGAGGATGTAGAGCAATTAGAAGGGGTTACCGTTCGAGCTAATCCCTTTAAGAAAAATGAAGAAACACCACTTTCAATTCAAAGATTATCCCCTGAGGAAATTGCTACCTATCCTGGGGGAAATAACGATATAGCTAAAGTTGCACAGTCTTTACCTGGTGTTAGCGGTTCGGTTGGTGGTTTTCGAAATGATATTATTATCCGTGGGGGAGCTCCAAATGAAAATGTGTATTACTTAGATGGGATTGAGATTCCCAACATCAATCATTTCAGTACTCAAGGAAGTGCTGGTGGTCCAGTAGGATTATTAAATGTATCCTTTTTCGAGGGTGTAACTTTATCTTCCAGTGCTTTTGCAAGCCAATATGATAATGTGCTTTCAGGAGTATTACAATTTGATCAAAGAGATGGAAACAGAAGAGAATTTAGAAATAATTTCAGATTGAGCAGTAGTGAAGCTGCCGTTACCACTGAAGGTCCTTTATTCAAAAAGAAAGATGAAGAAACTAGTAATACTTCATTTATTGCATCAGTGAGAAGATCATATTTACAATTATTATTTCAGGCTATTGATTTGCCATTTTTACCTGATTATTGGGATTATCAATATAAATTGACTCATAAATTTGATGATTATAATGAGCTAATTTTCACGGGTGTGGGTTCTCTTGATGATTTGACCATCAATGCCCCAGATGATTTTGATGCTGAGCAACAAGCTGTTTTAGACCAAATACCTGTCATTCAACAGTGGAGCACTACTTCAGGCTTAAGCTGGAAACGTAGGTTTAAAGATAATTCTGGTTTTATGACTACTGCTTTGAGCACTAATATTTTGAATAACCAATTCGAACAATTTGAAGATAATGTAAATCAGGAAGGATTGGTATTTAGCAATAATTCTCAGGAGCAGGAAATAAAATTACGCTACAATTTGACCAAATTCATGGAAGATTGGACTTTCAATACAGGTTTTATAGTGCAAGAGGCCATTTATTCTAATAATTCTGAATTGATAGATGAAAACAGAGGTTTTGATTATGAAAATAGCTTGAATTTTACACGTTATGGTTTAAATGCCCAGGCTTCTCGAAATTTTGTGAATGACAGATTAGGAGTTTCTGCTGGCTTTAGAGTGGATGGAAATACTTTTACTGAAACAGGAAATGAAATTTACAGAACATTTAGTCCTAGGTTCTCTGCATCTTATACCTTTGATGAAAAAAGGAAATGGACTGTAAATGCATCAGTAGGTAGATATTATAAAATACCTCCTTATACTATTTTAGGATTCACCGATCAAAATAATACTTACGCCAATAAAGATGCTGAGTATATCCAAAGCGACCATTTGGTAGCAGGAATTGAATATTTGGTAACTCCATCATCTAGATTTAGCATAGAAGGTTTTTATAAGAAATACGATAATTATCCAGTTTCTGTAGTGGATAGTGTTTCTCTGGCTAATTTGGGAGGAGGATTTTCAGTATTGGGAAATGAAAATATTGAAAGTGTAGGTTTAGGTAGAACTTATGGGATGGAGTTTCTTTATCAACGAAAGCTGACTAAAGACTTTTACGCAATATTGGCTTATACGCTATATAGAAGTGAATTTACCGGGTTTGATAAAAATGAATATTTGCGTTCAACTTGGGATAATAGAAATTTATTGACTTTCACAGGAGGTTATAAGTTTGGAAATAACTGGGAAGTTAGTGCAAGGGTTCGCTATTTGGGTAAAACACCATTGGCACCAGTCGATCAAGAAGCTACACTACAGTCTTATCCTACTATTATTAGAGATTATTCTAGACAAGGAGATTTGCTTTTAGATCCATTTAATCAAACCGATATCAGGATTGATAAAAAGTGGAACTTTGATAACTGGACTTTCAATATCTTTTTTGAAGTACAAAATGCTTTTGTACAAAATCTGCCTTCAGAGCCTAATTTTGGGTTAAGAAGAAATGATAATGGCGAAATACAACAACCTCGCGAATTAGTACGTATTGCAGATGTAAGTAATAGTTCTTTATTACCTAATCTAGGTATAGTAATTGATTTTTAAATTAAAGCTTTCTGATCTTAATTTCTATCAAATATTAGTTTAATTTTGACCTAAAATTTATTTTGGAATCTGATATATTTTTAGATTTCAATGTCATTTAACCAAAATATAAATATTAAATGAAAATAGCAGTAGTAGGTACAGGTTATGTAGGATTAGTAACGGGAACATGTTTTGCAGAAACAGGAAATCACGTTACCTGTGTAGATATAGATGAAGCCAAAGTACAGAAATTACAATCCGGTAAAGTGACCATTTATGAGCCGGGTCTTGAAGTGATATTCGAAAGAAATGTTAAACAAAACAGATTAGATTTCACAACAAACCTTAAAGAAGGAATTAAAGATGCTGAGGTGATTTTCTTAGCCTTACCAACTCCTCCAGGTGGAGATGGAGCAGCAGATTTACAATATGTTTTAAAAGTAGCAGATGACTTGGGTCACATACTAGAAAATTATGCTGTAATAGTAGATAAAAGTACTGTTCCTGTAGGAACTGCAGATAAAGTGCATGCTGCTATCTCAAAAAATGCCAAAGTAGATTTTGATGTAGTCTCCAATCCAGAATTCCTGAGAGAGGGCGTTGCAGTGGAAGATTTCATGAAACCTGATAGGGTAGTGATAGGAACTCAATCTGCTAAAGCGACCAAAATCATGGAGAGACTTTATGCTCCATTGGTACGTCAAGGTAATCCTGTCATTTTTATGGATGAGAAGTCAGCTGAGTTGACTAAATATGCAGCCAATTCATTTTTGGCTACCAAGATTACTTTCATGAACGAGATCGCCAATCTTTGTGAAAAACTAGGTGCCAATGTAGACATGGTGCGTAAAGGAATCGGAACCGATACCAGAATTGGGAAAAGATTTCTTTTTGCAGGAATCGGATATGGTGGAAGCTGTTTTCCAAAAGATGTTCAAGCATTGGCAAAATCTGCCAAAGATGTAAATTATGATTTCAAGATATTGAATGCCGTAATGGATGTGAATACTACCCAGAAAACGCGTTTGATGGATAACTTAAATGGCTATTTTAAAAATGATTTAAAGGGCAAAACGATTGCTATGTGGGGATTGGCTTTTAAACCCAATACAGATGATATTAGAGAAGCACCTGCATTGTACAATATAGAAGCTTTAATTGAAGCTGGAGCAAAAGTGCAAGCTTATGATCCTGAGGCTATGGAAAATGTAAAAGATCAGATAGGTGATAAAATCACTTATGCCGATAATCCAAATGATGCTTTAAAAGGAGCAGATGCTTTAATGATTATGACAGAATGGCCAGTATTCAGAACCCCTGATTTCAATATCATCAAAAAGGAATTAAAAGACCCTTTGATTTTGGATGGGAGAAATTTATATGAGGTAGAGCAAATGAAAGAATTAGGCTTTACATATTTCAGCATAGGAAGGTAAGGATTATGGCTAAAGAAAGAGTATTAATTACTGGAGCAGCAGGATTTTTAGGTTCGCATTTGTGTGATAGATTCATCAAAGAAGGCTATGATGTAATTGGAATGGATAACCTGATCACAGGGTCTATGGACAATATTGCCCATCTGATGGGGAAGGAGAATTTCGAATTTTATCATCATGATGTATCTAAATATGTTCACGTTTCCGGTGATTTGAAATATATTCTGCATTTTGCTTCTCCTGCAAGTCCGATTGATTACCTAAAAATTCCTATTCAGACTTTGAAAGTAGGGGCTCATGGAACGCATAACTTATTAGGCCTTGCCAAAGATAAAAAAGCACGAATTTTGGTGGCTTCTACTTCAGAAGTTTATGGTGATCCGCTGGTGCATCCGCAAACTGAAGATTATTACGGTAATGTGAATCCTATTGGGCCCAGAGGTGTGTATGATGAAGCCAAACGCTTTATGGAATCCATTACGATGGCATACCACACTTATCATCAATTAGAAACCCGTATTGTAAGAATTTTCAATACCTATGGCCCTAGAATGAGGCTGAATGACGGTAGGGTATTGCCTGCTTTTATTGGGCAAGCCTTAAGGGGAGAAGATTTAACCATTTTTGGAGATGGTTCACAGACCCGTTCATTCTGTTATGTGGATGATTTGGTTGAAGGAATTTATAGATTATTGTTGAGTGATCATTCTTATCCAGTCAATGTGGGAAATCCTGATGAGATTACGATTTCGGAATTTGCTGAAGAAATCATTAAATTGACGGGAACTAAGCAAAAAGTTATTTATAAAGATCTTCCAAAAGATGATCCAAAGAAAAGGCAGCCAGACATTACTAAAGCTAAAGAACTGTTAGGATGGGAGCCAAAGGTCAACAGACAGGAAGGTTTGAAGATTACTTATGAATACTTTAAATCTTTAGATAAGGAAAAGCTTTTCCAAAAGGAGCATAAAGATTTTGAAAAATATATAGTAAAATAATGGCAAACAAAGTACTGGTTACGGGTGGATTAGGTTATATAGGTTCTCATACTGTGGTAGAATTGATGAATCAAGGCTATGAACCTTTAATTATTGATAATCTTTCTAACAGCGATATATCAATTTTAGAAAGAATAGAGAAAATCACCGGTAAGCGGCCTGAATTTCAACAAGTTGAAATGCGGGATAAGGAGCAATTGCAGGAAGTCTTCTGGAGTAACAATAATCAAATAGTAGGAGTAATTCATTTTGCAGCCGTATTGTTGGTAGGAGAATCAGTAGAACAGCCATTACATTACTATTATAATAACCTGACATCCACTATCAATTTACTGGAGTGTATGAATGAGTTTGATGTCAAACCTATCGTTTTTTCATCCTCATGCACAGTTTATGGTAATCCAGATCAATTGCCTGTAAGTGAAGATGCACCTATTAAACCCGCTATTTCTCCTTACGGGAATACTAAGAAAGTTTGTGAAGATATTTTAAAAGATTCCAGTATTGCTCATCCTATTAAAGTGGTTTCTTTAAGATATTTCAATCCAATTGGAGCTCACGAATCTTCTTTGATTGGAGAGTTTCAGTCTGGTCCGCCTCATCATTTAGTGCCTTTTATTACCGAAACTGCAACTGGGAAAAGAGAAAAGCTCAATATTTTTGGGGGTGATTGGAATACTTCTGATGGTACTTGTGTAAGAGATTATATTCATGTTTCGGACGTAGCAGAAGCTCATATCAATGCTATGGAATATGCTATAAAGCAATCTGATAATTCATTTAAAGTATTCAATATTGGTTCGGGGGATGGGTATTCAGTCCTAGAGATGGTCAAAAGTTTTGAAAAGACCACTGGGATGAAAGTCCCCTATGAGATAGTAGACAGACGACCAGGAGATGTAGAGGCTGTTTATGCTGACACAACTAAAGCAACCCAAGAGATAGGTTTTAAAACCAAAAGAAACTTGGATGAGATGCTCAAATCGGCTTGGGATTGGGAACAAGCTTTAGCTAAAGAATAATTACGAATTAAGGTTCTTTCGATTTATTGATTAAAGATATATATGACCAATTGTCAACTGTCTTTATTCTCACTTATGAGTAACTTCTATAAACTTTGAGATAGCTTGAAATACTTCTTCTTCCTCTTCAAACATTCCCATATGACCAGTTCTAGGTAAGTTTTTTAAATAAGGGTGTTTCATGTACTTAATTTGGGATTTACTTAAAGCAACAGGAATGCTGCTATCTTTTTCTCCGTAAACAAATAATATAGAACCCTCAAATTCTTTTATGAAATCCAAGCTGTCACTACGATCACGCATAGCCAACATATAATCGGTTAGTGTTTTTTCAGGAATTTTGCTCCCTTCATCTACTATTGATTGGATAGTATCTTTTAATTTATCTCGATGGCTATCATCAAAAAGCATAGGGACAAAGCTTTCAATAAATTTAGCTACACCATGCTTTTGAATAAACTCAATTGATTTTTCTCTACCTTCCTTTTTCTCGTCCGAATCGGCTAAAGCTGTAGAGTGAATAAGACCAATGTGAGAAACAATATTAGGAAATCTTTTAGCTATTTCGAGTGTGACATATCCACCCAATGAATGTCCCATAATTATGCATTCAGACACATTAAGTCTTTTTAGGCAATCATAAATGGAATTAGCTACCATATCAAGACTTAGCTCATAGGGTAAGCTATCACTCTTTCCAAAACCGGGCAAATCAGGTGTGATTACCTTGTATTTGTCAGATAATCTTTCTCTGTAATGGTTCCAAATTTTATGGGTTTCCCCATAGCCGTGTAAAAAAACTACCGGATAACCTTTTCCGGAGACTTCATAGTGAATGGTCATAGTTTAGCATGTAATGAATGTTCAACCATTTGAAGCGCTGTAGTAAAAATACCTTCCGGATCGAAGTTGCATTCTGCATGAAGTTCATGTTGCTCACCATGCTCTACAACCCTATCTGGAATCCCTAAGCGTTTCACTTGTGAAGAATAATCATTTTCTGCCATAAATTCAAGTATTGCGCTACCAAATCCTCCCATTAGACAACCATCTTCTGTGGTTATTACCTTTTTATATTGGGAAAATACCTCATGCAACATTTTTTCATCCAATGGTTTTACAAATCGCATATCAAAAACACCAGCCTCAACTCCTTCTTCAGATAATTTTTCTGCTGCTTCCAATGCATAATTTCCAATATGACCAATGCTTAAAATAGCGATGTCTTTACCATCTCTTACTTTTCTTCCAGTTCCAATTTCCATAGCTTCCATTGGCGTTCTCCACTCCGGCATCACACCTTTTCCTCTTGGATATCGAATAGTGAAAGCTTTTCCTTCTCTAGGTAACTGAGAAGTGTACATCATATTTCTTAGTTCCGATTCATTCATAGGAGCTGCTACTATCATATTCGGTATGCATCGCATAAAAGCAATATCATAATTACCATGATGAGTAGGGCCATCAGCACCTGCAAAACCCGCTCTGTCTAAGAAAAAGTTAACAGGCAAATCTTGAATACATACATCATGGATTACTTGGTCGTAACCCCTTTGCATGAATGTACTGTAAATATTACAGAAAGGAATTAATCCTTGAGTAGCCAATCCTGCTGAAAATGTCACCGCATGTTGTTCTGCTATTCCTACATCAAAAGCTCTATCTGGCATGGCTTTCATCATGATATTTAATGAAGATCCAGATGGCATTGCAGGAGTAACTCCTACGATTTTATCATTTTGCTCAGCCAATTCTACTATAGTATGACCAAATACTTCCTGATATTTTGGAGCAGACGGCTTTTCAACAGGCTTTTTCTGAATTTCTCCTGTTATTTTATCAAATTTCCCTGGAGCGTGCCATTTGGTTTGATCTTTTTCAGCTGGGCCAAACCCTTTACCTTTAGTAGTTACACAGTGCAATACTTTAGGGCCAGGGATGTCTTTTAAATCTCTTAAAACATGTACCAAATGATTGACATCATGACCATCAACAGGCCCGAAATACCTTAAATTAAGGGATTCAAATAAGTTACTTTGCTTTAACAAAAATGATTTTATGCTATTCTCTAATTTCCCTACAACTTCTTGCGCGCTTTTTCCAAAGCCACTTACTTTCCCTAATAATTTCCATACATCATCTCGCATTCTGTTATAGGTGTGCGAGGTGGTGATATCCGTTAAATATTCTTTTAATGCGCCAACATTTGGGTCAATTGACATACAATTATCATTTAATATGATAATCATATTGGCATCTGAAGCACCAGCATGATTCATGCCTTCAAAAGCCATACCGCCAGTCATGGCGCCATCACCAATTACAGCAATGTGTTGTTTATCAAATTCTCCTTTAAGGTTAGATGCCATTGCCATACCCAAAGCAGCAGAGATTGAGGTAGAAGAGTGTCCTACACCAAACGCATCATATTCGCTTTCTTTTCTTTTAGGAAAACCAGACATTCCACCATAAACCCGGTTAGTATGGAATTTTTCTTTTCTTCCTGTTAAAATTTTATGTCCATAAGCTTGATGCCCTACATCCCAA harbors:
- the dxs gene encoding 1-deoxy-D-xylulose-5-phosphate synthase, with product MLIQPGELLSKIDSPDDLRKLNQSQLVQLSQELRQFIIDNVSIYGGHFGASLGVVELTTALHYVFNTPEDQVIWDVGHQAYGHKILTGRKEKFHTNRVYGGMSGFPKRKESEYDAFGVGHSSTSISAALGMAMASNLKGEFDKQHIAVIGDGAMTGGMAFEGMNHAGASDANMIIILNDNCMSIDPNVGALKEYLTDITTSHTYNRMRDDVWKLLGKVSGFGKSAQEVVGKLENSIKSFLLKQSNLFESLNLRYFGPVDGHDVNHLVHVLRDLKDIPGPKVLHCVTTKGKGFGPAEKDQTKWHAPGKFDKITGEIQKKPVEKPSAPKYQEVFGHTIVELAEQNDKIVGVTPAMPSGSSLNIMMKAMPDRAFDVGIAEQHAVTFSAGLATQGLIPFCNIYSTFMQRGYDQVIHDVCIQDLPVNFFLDRAGFAGADGPTHHGNYDIAFMRCIPNMIVAAPMNESELRNMMYTSQLPREGKAFTIRYPRGKGVMPEWRTPMEAMEIGTGRKVRDGKDIAILSIGHIGNYALEAAEKLSEEGVEAGVFDMRFVKPLDEKMLHEVFSQYKKVITTEDGCLMGGFGSAILEFMAENDYSSQVKRLGIPDRVVEHGEQHELHAECNFDPEGIFTTALQMVEHSLHAKL